A portion of the Myxococcus stipitatus genome contains these proteins:
- a CDS encoding TIGR02266 family protein, which produces MNAPSSTAREAVFVVDDSRTAREVVRLHLARLGCEPVTLEGGEACLAELSRRAPMLILMDLRMERMQGDEVCRAVKAHPAGRNVPVIMFTSAGEPHEVMHCWRAGADDFLPKPVTLEALQAKLVAVRGARERAREGAPRGRRVLLVEGGRFLHTFLGGALEQEGLHVLYARDAQDAERLAAEHVGQLDGFLVDVSRAPREALALAARLHELGPRKPLVLLSRAEESSEVLARAQALSGAPLLEKRHLGADELLSRVLSRLAPDRVPLRAAERVPFFTVVEFSPVGGGPTHSGFSHDASPGALFVRTLTPAREGSRLALKVLLAGQRTPCSAEATVAWSNPPRPPGAFRAPAGMGLRLEKMDPSLTQQFVRFVPRTLGFPAPGTPRASGF; this is translated from the coding sequence ATGAATGCCCCCTCCTCCACCGCGCGCGAGGCCGTGTTCGTGGTGGACGACTCCCGCACCGCGCGCGAGGTGGTGCGGCTGCACCTGGCGCGGCTGGGCTGCGAGCCGGTGACGCTGGAGGGCGGCGAGGCGTGCCTGGCGGAGCTGTCCCGCCGCGCGCCCATGCTCATCCTCATGGACCTGCGCATGGAGCGCATGCAGGGCGACGAGGTGTGCCGCGCGGTGAAGGCCCACCCGGCCGGCCGCAACGTGCCCGTCATCATGTTCACCTCCGCGGGCGAGCCCCACGAGGTGATGCACTGCTGGCGCGCGGGCGCCGACGACTTCCTGCCCAAGCCCGTCACGCTGGAGGCACTGCAGGCCAAGCTGGTCGCCGTGCGCGGCGCCCGCGAGCGCGCCAGGGAGGGCGCTCCGCGAGGCCGCCGCGTGCTGCTGGTGGAGGGGGGCCGCTTCCTGCACACCTTCCTCGGCGGGGCGCTGGAGCAGGAGGGGCTGCACGTGCTCTACGCCCGCGACGCTCAGGACGCGGAGCGGCTGGCCGCCGAGCACGTCGGGCAGCTGGATGGCTTCCTCGTCGACGTCTCCCGCGCGCCCCGCGAAGCGCTGGCGCTGGCCGCCCGCCTCCACGAGCTGGGCCCGCGCAAGCCGCTGGTGCTGCTGTCGCGCGCGGAGGAGTCCTCGGAGGTGCTGGCCCGGGCCCAGGCGCTCAGCGGCGCGCCGCTGCTGGAGAAGCGCCACCTGGGCGCCGACGAGCTGCTCTCGCGCGTGCTGTCGCGGCTGGCGCCGGACCGGGTGCCGCTGCGCGCCGCCGAACGCGTGCCCTTCTTCACCGTGGTGGAGTTCTCCCCGGTGGGGGGCGGCCCCACGCACTCGGGCTTCAGCCACGACGCCAGCCCCGGCGCCCTCTTCGTGCGCACCCTCACCCCCGCGCGCGAGGGCAGCCGGCTGGCCCTGAAGGTGCTGCTCGCCGGGCAGCGCACGCCCTGCTCCGCCGAGGCCACCGTGGCCTGGTCCAACCCGCCCCGCCCCCCGGGCGCCTTCCGCGCCCCGGCCGGCATGGGCCTGCGGCTGGAGAAGATGGACCCGTCGCTGACCCAGCAGTTCGTCCGCTTCGTGCCGCGCACCCTCGGTTTTCCCGCTCCCGGGACGCCCCGCGCCTCAGGTTTCTGA
- a CDS encoding beta-propeller domain-containing protein: protein MIRQWKRYAWMGLAVAVAGCDGSRSYPEMENEPVQMKARLEPFQTCEALEGFIEDAATKQMRAYLESTRRRGNWFQRWDDAPVPPTGAPMEDGAGSGGGRGPDNHTGTNNQVAGVHEADFVQNDGTRIFVLSGKKLYLHRSWPAEQLTLAATLDIEGWPSQMLYDPDRQRLVITSQVYEERPGHPSVGIGLGFVGDAPMPDCAGGCNYSYSDTMKVTVVDVSTLASPQVRQQVYLPGNYLNARRVGGTVRLVLSDAFRWPEGVRMGVEYSREVYEDNDRLNKAIDALIAQNEKLIREQTLELWRPLGRSVAADGTTRALEPDCQDFFHANAPVGLGFVTVVSLDLDAAEGAVPVDRTNLVTQPGAIYASAESLYLATPHWWWHTDANQKDFSYLHKFDIREPGKTTYVASGTVEGTLVNQFAMDEHQGVLRVATTVRNAVLDPTNRVSSVDAGISRVVTLGEQDRQLVELGRSEDLAPGERIYSARFVGDRGFVVTFRQVDPLFTFDLSDPAHPRKVGELKIPGFSTYIHPLGTTHLLTLGEDRADDGSPTGRSLKLTLFDVSDMAHPKEAFTQRIGSTSSYSEALYEHKAFNYFAEKQLLAIPFTDYTYNPYDYWSGFRSDLLVYRVDTAAGFTQVGSISMGDVYRTVNEPRWSWYWQPTVRRSVMADDYVYAISDAGVRVAKLGSLQTPLSTTLFEAPTP from the coding sequence GTGATTCGACAGTGGAAGCGCTACGCGTGGATGGGATTGGCGGTGGCGGTGGCGGGGTGTGACGGCTCCAGGTCCTACCCGGAGATGGAGAACGAGCCGGTCCAGATGAAGGCCCGGTTGGAGCCGTTCCAGACCTGCGAGGCGCTGGAGGGCTTCATCGAGGACGCGGCGACGAAGCAGATGCGCGCCTACCTCGAGTCCACGCGCCGCCGTGGGAACTGGTTCCAGAGGTGGGACGACGCGCCGGTGCCTCCCACGGGGGCGCCCATGGAGGACGGCGCGGGCAGCGGCGGCGGCCGGGGGCCGGACAACCACACCGGCACCAACAACCAGGTGGCGGGCGTGCACGAGGCGGACTTCGTGCAGAACGACGGCACGCGCATCTTCGTGCTGTCGGGCAAGAAGCTGTACCTGCACCGCTCCTGGCCCGCGGAGCAGCTCACCCTGGCGGCGACGCTGGACATCGAGGGCTGGCCCTCCCAGATGCTCTATGACCCGGACCGCCAGCGGCTGGTCATCACCTCCCAGGTCTACGAGGAGCGCCCCGGCCATCCGTCGGTGGGAATCGGCCTTGGCTTCGTGGGAGACGCGCCCATGCCGGACTGCGCGGGGGGCTGCAACTACTCCTACAGCGACACGATGAAGGTGACGGTGGTGGACGTGTCCACGCTCGCCTCGCCCCAGGTGCGCCAGCAGGTGTACCTGCCCGGCAACTACCTCAACGCGCGGCGCGTGGGCGGGACGGTGCGGCTGGTGCTGTCGGACGCGTTCCGCTGGCCGGAGGGCGTGCGGATGGGGGTCGAGTACTCGCGGGAGGTCTACGAGGACAACGACCGGCTGAACAAGGCCATCGACGCGCTCATCGCCCAGAACGAGAAGCTCATCCGCGAGCAGACGCTCGAGCTGTGGCGGCCCCTGGGCCGCAGCGTCGCGGCGGACGGGACGACGCGCGCGCTGGAGCCGGACTGCCAGGACTTCTTCCACGCCAACGCGCCGGTGGGCCTGGGCTTCGTGACGGTGGTGTCGCTGGACCTGGACGCGGCCGAGGGCGCCGTGCCGGTCGACCGCACCAACCTGGTGACGCAGCCGGGGGCAATCTACGCCTCCGCGGAGTCGCTCTACCTGGCGACGCCGCACTGGTGGTGGCACACGGACGCGAACCAGAAGGACTTCTCCTACCTGCACAAGTTCGACATCCGCGAGCCCGGGAAGACGACGTACGTGGCCAGCGGCACGGTGGAGGGGACGCTGGTCAACCAGTTCGCCATGGACGAGCACCAGGGCGTGCTGCGCGTGGCCACCACGGTGCGCAACGCGGTGCTGGACCCGACCAACCGCGTCTCCAGCGTGGACGCGGGCATCAGCCGCGTCGTCACCCTGGGCGAGCAGGACCGGCAGCTGGTGGAGCTGGGGCGCAGCGAGGACCTGGCCCCGGGCGAGCGCATCTACAGCGCGCGCTTCGTGGGCGACCGCGGCTTCGTCGTCACCTTCCGGCAGGTGGACCCGCTGTTCACCTTCGACCTGAGCGACCCGGCGCACCCGCGCAAGGTGGGGGAGCTGAAGATTCCGGGCTTCTCCACGTACATCCACCCGCTGGGCACCACCCATCTGCTGACGCTCGGCGAGGACCGCGCCGACGACGGCTCTCCGACGGGCCGCTCGCTCAAGCTGACGCTGTTCGACGTGAGCGACATGGCGCACCCGAAGGAGGCGTTCACCCAGCGCATCGGCTCGACGAGCAGCTACAGCGAGGCGCTCTACGAGCACAAGGCCTTCAACTACTTCGCGGAGAAGCAGCTGCTGGCCATCCCCTTCACGGACTACACCTACAACCCCTACGACTACTGGTCCGGCTTCCGCAGCGACCTGCTGGTCTACCGGGTGGACACCGCGGCGGGCTTCACGCAGGTGGGCTCCATCTCCATGGGGGACGTGTACCGGACGGTCAACGAGCCCCGGTGGTCGTGGTACTGGCAGCCGACGGTGCGCCGCAGCGTGATGGCGGACGACTACGTGTACGCCATCTCCGACGCGGGCGTGCGCGTGGCGAAGCTGGGGTCGCTCCAGACGCCGCTCTCCACCACGCTCTTCGAGGCCCCCACGCCGTGA
- a CDS encoding aldehyde dehydrogenase family protein yields MLDTQSVGESLLHLDRKHLLKEAMRAIPEAFDPQGRLLSPVAGAWVRPPAWFSARSPVDGQLIAELPQLDARQAAAAVEAAADEFPAWSARPLSERALAISEAVTLLHQHRDLLIRMLAWDIGKTLPTATNDVDRCLAGIAWYLENREAMMEGRAPLGLVSNIASWNYPFSVLLLNVLVQSLAGDSVIAKIPTQGGGVSLTLAFALLRRADLPVSLVGGRGKDLSEPLVAHERIAGVAFIGGRANGAEVHRRLKEGNKRYALEMEGVNAYAITRFSDWDSLGRQIRAGFDFGKQRCTAYTRWVVEKSLVPRFVRTYVDAVSTLRVGHPLLGKAIDFGPLISASKVTELRGHLDAAEADGTRVLFRGELAEDAFHDGQDRGAYLPPTLLFGVSRTSELYLREPFGPVDVLVSVDSEDELVAEANVSDGALVASVASDDLSLAQRIASRLHAFKVGINKLRSRGDREESFGGKGGSWAGAFVGGTHLVRAFTHGDHPLEGNW; encoded by the coding sequence GTGCTGGATACCCAATCTGTTGGCGAGTCCCTTCTTCACCTCGACCGCAAGCACCTCCTGAAGGAGGCGATGCGAGCCATCCCCGAGGCCTTCGACCCGCAAGGCCGCCTGCTCTCCCCCGTCGCCGGAGCGTGGGTCCGCCCACCCGCCTGGTTCAGCGCCAGGTCCCCCGTCGACGGGCAACTCATCGCCGAGCTCCCACAGCTCGACGCCCGGCAGGCCGCCGCCGCCGTGGAGGCCGCGGCGGACGAGTTCCCCGCCTGGTCCGCGCGCCCCCTCTCCGAACGCGCGCTCGCCATCTCCGAGGCCGTCACCCTGCTCCACCAGCACCGCGACCTGCTCATCCGCATGCTCGCGTGGGACATCGGCAAGACGCTGCCCACCGCCACCAACGACGTCGACCGGTGTCTGGCCGGCATCGCCTGGTACCTCGAGAACCGGGAGGCGATGATGGAGGGCCGCGCCCCGCTCGGCCTCGTCTCCAACATCGCCTCCTGGAACTACCCCTTCTCCGTCCTCCTGCTCAACGTGCTCGTGCAATCCCTGGCGGGAGACTCGGTCATCGCCAAGATTCCCACGCAGGGCGGCGGCGTCAGCCTCACGCTCGCCTTCGCGCTCCTGCGCCGCGCCGACCTGCCCGTGTCGCTCGTCGGCGGACGCGGCAAGGACCTCTCCGAACCGCTCGTCGCCCATGAGCGCATCGCGGGCGTCGCCTTCATCGGCGGGCGCGCCAACGGCGCGGAGGTCCACCGCCGCCTCAAGGAAGGCAACAAGCGCTACGCCCTCGAGATGGAGGGCGTCAACGCCTACGCCATCACCCGCTTCTCCGACTGGGACTCGCTCGGGCGTCAGATTCGCGCGGGCTTCGACTTCGGCAAGCAGCGCTGCACCGCGTACACGCGCTGGGTGGTCGAGAAGTCCCTGGTCCCCCGCTTCGTGCGCACGTACGTCGACGCCGTGTCCACCCTGCGCGTCGGCCACCCGCTGCTCGGCAAGGCCATCGACTTCGGCCCGCTCATCTCCGCCTCCAAGGTGACGGAGCTGCGCGGCCACCTCGACGCCGCCGAAGCCGACGGCACCCGCGTCCTCTTCCGCGGCGAGCTCGCCGAGGACGCCTTCCACGACGGCCAGGACCGCGGCGCGTACCTCCCTCCCACGCTCCTGTTCGGCGTCAGCCGCACCAGCGAGCTCTACCTGCGCGAACCCTTCGGCCCCGTCGACGTGCTCGTCTCCGTCGACTCCGAAGACGAGCTCGTCGCCGAGGCCAACGTCTCCGACGGCGCCCTCGTCGCCTCCGTCGCCTCGGACGACCTGTCGCTCGCCCAGCGCATCGCCTCGCGCCTCCACGCCTTCAAGGTCGGCATCAACAAGCTGCGCTCGCGCGGCGACCGCGAGGAGTCCTTCGGCGGCAAGGGCGGCTCGTGGGCCGGCGCCTTCGTGGGCGGCACCCACCTGGTCCGCGCCTTCACCCACGGCGACCACCCGCTCGAAGGCAACTGGTGA
- a CDS encoding esterase family protein, whose product MNREYHRWHSTRLHRDMELLLFGHSGEPVLLLPTSRGRFFQAEDFGLIGAIADRIQGGRYVVVCPDSVDDESWFNTAVHPHDRVARHAEWEQYLLHEVVPLLQSRATGGRLTLAGCSFGGFHTYNVGLRHPNVFQRLLSMGGKFETDEFLDGHHDPDVYFHSATQWLPGVHDGAQLSALQRMELVLAVGEHDFCRPSNEHLSSLLWKKDIAHQLAIWQGGNHDWPVWRQMIQQYLPW is encoded by the coding sequence ATGAACCGCGAATACCACCGCTGGCACAGCACTCGGCTGCACCGGGACATGGAGCTGCTGCTCTTCGGCCACTCGGGCGAGCCGGTGCTGCTGCTGCCCACCAGCCGCGGTCGCTTCTTCCAGGCCGAGGACTTCGGCCTCATCGGCGCCATCGCCGACCGCATCCAGGGCGGGCGCTACGTGGTGGTGTGCCCCGACTCGGTGGACGACGAGTCCTGGTTCAACACAGCCGTGCACCCGCACGACCGCGTGGCGCGCCACGCCGAGTGGGAGCAGTACCTCCTCCACGAGGTGGTCCCCCTGCTCCAGAGCCGCGCCACCGGCGGCCGCCTCACGCTGGCCGGGTGCAGCTTCGGCGGCTTCCACACGTACAACGTGGGCCTGCGCCACCCGAACGTCTTCCAGCGCCTGTTGTCCATGGGCGGCAAGTTCGAGACGGACGAGTTCCTCGACGGCCACCACGACCCGGACGTCTACTTCCACTCCGCCACCCAGTGGCTGCCCGGCGTCCACGACGGCGCGCAGCTCTCCGCGCTCCAGCGCATGGAGCTGGTGCTCGCCGTGGGCGAGCACGACTTCTGCCGCCCCTCCAACGAGCACCTGTCCAGCCTGCTGTGGAAGAAGGACATCGCCCACCAGCTCGCCATCTGGCAGGGCGGCAACCACGACTGGCCCGTGTGGCGGCAGATGATTCAGCAATACCTGCCCTGGTAG
- a CDS encoding MATE family efflux transporter has product MSTAVAPPQGEVRGSYRAEFQALMKLAVPIAIAQGGQALMGLVDTLVVGRAGTLALASVGLGNGLFFAVSGFGMGLMMGFDPLLSQAVGARNLARARALLWQGGWMSLFAGLVLGVLLLLSPRLLPLAGVGEAEIAGAWDYLLWRAPSMPLMLAFLTMRSYLQATAFTRPLVVATVLANVLNLGADILLVFGGGVLPEFLGPLRAVPAMGVAGSALATSLCTALQLGVVVFSVSTVAGAPHGRPSRWPVWRDLAQAARVGVPIGLHIAAEIGVFALAGVLAAGLGPASVGAHQIAISFSSVTFTVAMGIGNAGSVRVGWAVGARDAAAARRSGFMAFAGGAGFMALGALVFACFPTALARLAGAPDDVLPLAVPLLMVSALFQVFDGVQGVGAGVLRGVGDTRFTFLANMVGHYAVGLPLTFLLGFEVGLGVLGIWWGLCAGLITVAVALLWRFNKMSAGTLRPLES; this is encoded by the coding sequence ATGTCCACCGCCGTCGCTCCCCCCCAAGGTGAAGTCCGAGGCTCCTATCGCGCCGAGTTCCAGGCGCTGATGAAGCTGGCGGTGCCCATCGCCATCGCGCAGGGCGGTCAGGCGCTCATGGGGTTGGTGGACACGCTGGTGGTGGGGCGCGCGGGCACGCTGGCGCTGGCGTCCGTGGGGCTGGGCAACGGCCTGTTCTTCGCCGTCAGCGGCTTCGGCATGGGGCTGATGATGGGCTTCGACCCGCTCCTGTCCCAGGCAGTGGGGGCGCGCAACCTGGCGCGGGCGCGGGCCTTGTTGTGGCAGGGCGGGTGGATGTCGCTGTTCGCGGGGCTGGTCCTCGGCGTCCTGCTGCTCCTGTCGCCGCGGTTGTTGCCGCTGGCGGGCGTGGGCGAGGCGGAGATCGCCGGAGCGTGGGACTACCTGCTGTGGCGCGCGCCGAGCATGCCGCTGATGCTGGCGTTCCTCACGATGCGCTCGTACCTCCAGGCCACGGCCTTCACGCGTCCGCTCGTGGTGGCGACGGTGCTGGCCAACGTCCTCAACCTGGGCGCCGACATCCTGCTGGTGTTCGGTGGCGGGGTGCTGCCGGAGTTCCTCGGGCCGCTCCGGGCGGTGCCGGCCATGGGCGTGGCGGGTTCGGCCCTGGCGACGTCGCTGTGCACGGCGCTCCAGCTGGGGGTGGTGGTGTTCTCCGTGTCGACCGTGGCCGGGGCGCCGCACGGGCGGCCCTCGCGCTGGCCGGTGTGGAGGGACCTGGCGCAGGCGGCGCGGGTGGGCGTGCCCATTGGCCTGCACATCGCGGCGGAGATTGGCGTCTTCGCGCTGGCGGGCGTGCTGGCCGCGGGGCTGGGGCCCGCGAGCGTGGGCGCGCATCAGATCGCCATCTCCTTCTCGAGCGTGACGTTCACCGTCGCGATGGGCATCGGCAACGCGGGCAGCGTGCGGGTGGGCTGGGCGGTGGGGGCGCGCGACGCGGCGGCGGCGCGGCGCAGCGGCTTCATGGCCTTCGCCGGGGGCGCGGGCTTCATGGCGCTGGGCGCGCTGGTGTTCGCGTGCTTCCCCACGGCGCTGGCGAGGCTGGCGGGGGCGCCGGACGACGTGCTGCCGCTGGCGGTGCCGCTGTTGATGGTGAGCGCCCTCTTCCAGGTCTTCGACGGCGTGCAGGGCGTGGGCGCCGGCGTGCTGCGCGGCGTGGGGGACACGCGCTTCACCTTCCTGGCCAACATGGTGGGGCACTACGCCGTGGGACTGCCCCTGACGTTCCTGCTGGGCTTCGAGGTGGGGCTGGGGGTGCTGGGCATCTGGTGGGGCCTGTGCGCGGGGCTCATCACCGTGGCGGTGGCCCTGCTGTGGCGCTTCAACAAGATGAGCGCCGGCACGCTGCGCCCGCTGGAGTCGTGA
- a CDS encoding Hsp70 family protein, with translation MHDPVIGIDLGTTNSAVATVEDGRPRLIPSRAGGRLTPSVLGINKAGERVVGQAAQALSEDHPDSVVWATKRFLGRRYTPELVQQARALVPYPLVAGPAGDVRVKLAGRVLPVTQVSAMILGELALDAQAHFGRPVSKCVITVPANFDDNQRQATREAATIAGLDVVRLVNEPTAAALAYGLSRGFEGNALVFDLGGGTFDVSILDVKSGVFEVRATGGDPRLGGEDFDQRIVQWLLAQVDDELRAAVAQDAPSLRRLKVAAEAAKRELTEHEEATISVSGLGDASGGRRTTDLETVLTRSFFETLSEPLSRRCLEVCEGVMREARMDPRSVDVVLLVGGMTRVPLVRRLVADFFGRAPSTDVHPDEAVALGAAVQADELLRQSGQALLLDVASQSLGVGVLGGRVKRLIAKNTGVPVVARDIFFPGTAGQSEARIPVYQGESEFQDENHKLGEVVLKNLHVAARGDVPLEVVFELSGEAILAVKATDLTTGNMETVRLEARPGLPQSEAEKLGAEQAHYAKSQGVVDARRAEETFRKLLERGEKLSRLLQKSAQENPSPEAEAAVGTVQRLLDGGRSALEDKDAAKCAAIARQLTQLLSGKQEPRA, from the coding sequence ACGTGCGGGCGGCAGGCTGACGCCCTCGGTCCTCGGCATCAACAAGGCCGGAGAGCGCGTGGTGGGCCAGGCCGCGCAAGCGCTGTCGGAGGACCACCCGGACTCCGTGGTGTGGGCCACCAAGCGCTTCCTGGGGCGGCGCTACACGCCGGAGCTGGTGCAGCAGGCGCGCGCGCTCGTGCCCTATCCGCTGGTGGCGGGGCCCGCGGGCGACGTGCGCGTGAAGCTGGCCGGGCGCGTGCTGCCCGTCACGCAGGTGTCGGCGATGATTCTGGGCGAGCTGGCGCTCGACGCGCAGGCGCACTTCGGCCGGCCCGTCTCCAAGTGCGTCATCACCGTCCCCGCCAACTTCGACGACAACCAGCGCCAGGCCACGCGCGAGGCGGCCACCATCGCCGGACTGGACGTGGTGCGTCTGGTGAACGAGCCCACGGCGGCGGCGCTGGCGTACGGCCTGTCGCGCGGCTTCGAGGGCAACGCGCTGGTGTTCGACCTGGGCGGCGGCACGTTCGACGTGTCCATCCTCGACGTGAAGTCCGGCGTCTTCGAGGTGCGCGCCACCGGCGGCGATCCGCGGCTGGGCGGTGAGGACTTCGACCAGCGCATCGTCCAGTGGCTGCTGGCCCAGGTGGACGACGAGCTGCGCGCCGCCGTGGCGCAGGACGCGCCCAGCCTGCGCCGCCTCAAGGTCGCGGCGGAGGCCGCCAAGCGCGAGCTGACCGAGCACGAGGAGGCGACCATCTCCGTCTCCGGCCTGGGCGACGCCTCCGGGGGCCGCCGCACGACGGACCTGGAGACGGTGCTGACGCGCTCGTTCTTCGAGACGCTGTCCGAACCGCTGTCGCGCCGCTGCCTGGAGGTGTGCGAGGGCGTGATGCGCGAGGCGCGCATGGACCCGCGGTCGGTGGACGTGGTGCTGCTGGTGGGCGGCATGACGCGCGTGCCGCTGGTGCGCCGGCTGGTGGCGGACTTCTTCGGCCGCGCGCCGTCCACGGACGTGCACCCGGACGAGGCGGTGGCGCTGGGCGCCGCGGTGCAGGCGGACGAGCTGCTGCGCCAGTCCGGCCAGGCGCTGCTGCTCGACGTGGCCAGCCAGAGCCTGGGCGTGGGCGTGCTGGGCGGGCGGGTGAAGCGGCTCATCGCCAAGAACACCGGCGTGCCCGTCGTCGCGCGCGACATCTTCTTCCCCGGCACCGCCGGCCAGTCCGAGGCGCGCATCCCCGTGTACCAGGGGGAGAGCGAGTTCCAGGACGAGAACCACAAGCTGGGCGAGGTGGTGCTCAAGAACCTGCACGTGGCCGCGCGCGGCGACGTCCCGCTGGAGGTGGTGTTCGAGCTGTCCGGCGAGGCCATCCTCGCGGTGAAGGCCACGGACCTGACCACCGGCAACATGGAGACGGTGCGCCTGGAGGCGCGCCCCGGCCTGCCGCAGAGCGAGGCGGAGAAGCTGGGCGCGGAGCAGGCCCACTACGCGAAGTCGCAGGGCGTGGTGGACGCCAGGCGCGCGGAGGAGACGTTCCGCAAGCTGCTGGAGCGCGGCGAGAAGCTGTCGCGGCTGCTCCAGAAGAGCGCGCAGGAGAACCCCAGCCCGGAGGCCGAGGCCGCGGTGGGCACCGTGCAGCGGCTGCTCGACGGCGGGCGCAGCGCGCTGGAGGACAAGGACGCGGCGAAGTGCGCGGCCATCGCCCGGCAGCTCACGCAGTTGTTGTCCGGCAAGCAGGAGCCGCGCGCCTGA